One window of the Manihot esculenta cultivar AM560-2 chromosome 14, M.esculenta_v8, whole genome shotgun sequence genome contains the following:
- the LOC110600185 gene encoding NAD(H) kinase 1, which produces MAPSQLNSTDSCGNGDASFSCSQTTNGFNDSLSLFHSEKAVQELLQQTPIQGTDDHLIEFSEALRTVAKALRRAAEGKATAQTEAAEWKRRYELERQRNQHLRRKEHSHEECNDDFDEKRTVNSTNQPLPSNTNKQSENCLTNGICSHEILQDGETNLDSEMFQNRMMRKASFKLSWCCKGEISDQHKHDVVSFERGNITTAERSSKQISLKWESNPQTVLIMTKPNSTSVRILCADMVRWLKEHKRLNIYVEPRVRGELLTESSYFNFVQTWEDDKEISLLHNKVDLVITLGGDGTVLWAASMFKGAVPPVVPFSLGSLGFMTPFYSEHYRDSLDSILRGPISITLRHRLQCHVIRDAATNEVETEEPILVLNEVTIDRGISSFLTNLECYCDNSFVTCVQGDGLILSTTSGSTAYSLAAGGSMVHPQVPGILFTPICPHSLSFRPLILPEHVTIRVQVPFNSRSSAWVSFDGKDRKKLTPGDALVCSMAPWPVPTACQVDSTNDFLHSIHEGLHWNLRKTQSFDGPRDQ; this is translated from the exons ATGGCTCCTAGCCAGCTCAATTCCACT GATTCTTGTGGAAATGGAGATGCAAGTTTTTCATGCTCGCAGACAACTAATGGATTCAATGATTCACTTTCCCTCTTCCATTCTGAGAAGGCAGTGCAGGAGCTTCTTCAACAAACTCCTATTCAGGGAACTGATGACCATCTTATAGAGTTCTCAGAGGCACTCAGAA CTGTTGCCAAGGCTTTAAGACGAGCTGCTGAAGGAAAAGCTACTGCTCAAACTGAGGCTGCTGAATGGAAGCGTAGATATGAGCTGGAAAGGCAACGAAATCAGCATCTGAGGAGAAAAG AACATTCACATGAGGAGTGCAATGATGATTTTGACGAAAAGAGGACAGTGAACTCAACCAACCAACCTTTGCCCAGTAACACAAACAAGCAATCTGAAAATTGTTTAACCAATGGGATTTGCTCTCATGAAATTCTTCAAGATGGAGAGACTAACCTTGATTCTGAGATGTTCCAGAATAGGATGATGAGAAAG GCTTCTTTTAAACTTTCATGGTGTTGCAAAGGTGAAATTAGTGACCAGCACAAACATGATGTTGTCTCTTTTGAAAGAGGAAACATAACTACTGCTGAGCGCAGCAGTAAACAG ATTTCCTTGAAGTGGGAGTCTAACCCACAGACGGTGCTTATCATGACAAAACCAAATTCAACTTCTGTTCGAATTCTGTGTGCAGATATGGTCAG ATGGTTGAAAGAGCATAAAAGGTTAAACATTTATGTGGAACCACGTGTGAGGGGTGAACTTCTAACAGAATCATCTTATTTCAACTTTGTGCAAACGTGGGAAGATG ACAAGGAAATTTCGCTATTGCACAATAAAGTTGACCTCGTGATAACTCTTGGTGGGGATGGGACTGTTCTTTGG gCAGCATCAATGTTCAAAGGAGCTGTTCCTCCCGTTGTTCCTTTCTCCTTGGGTTCCCTTGGCTTTATGACTCCATTTT ATAGTGAGCATTATAGAGATTCCCTTGATTCAATTCTTAGGGGTCCAATTAGTATAACATTACGACACCGGTTGCAATGCCATGTTATTAGAGATGCAGCAACGAATGAGGTTGAAACTGAGGAGCCTATACTCGTCCTAAATGAGGTCACCATTGATCGTGGAATATCATCTTTCCTCACAAATTTGGAATGCTATTGTGACAACTCCTTTGTCACATGCGTGCAAGGTGATGGTTTAATTTTATCAACAACATCTGGTAGCACTGCATATTCATTGGCAGCTGGAGGATCGATGGTCCATCCACAG GTTCCTGGCATCCTTTTCACACCAATTTGTCCACATTCCTTGTCCTTCCGGCCGCTGATATTACCTGAACATGTAACCATACGTGTGCAAGTTCCTTTCAACAGCAGAAGCTCAGCTTGGGTATCATTTGATGGCAAGGACAGGAAAAAGTTGACACCGGGTGATGCACTTGTGTGCAGCATGGCGCCTTGGCCTGTGCCTACAGCGTGCCAAGTTGATTCTACCAATGACTTCTTGCACAGCATCCATGAAGGCCTACACTGGAATCTGAGAAAGACCCAATCTTTTGATGGCCCTCGCGATCAATAA
- the LOC110631140 gene encoding ABC transporter G family member 15 isoform X2, giving the protein MEIEVAASSYSTNGGVGGGGGCDTSSNTTSQSNAVSSVGGQERGTYVVWENLTVVLPNFSHGPTKRLLQGLSGYAEPGRIMAIMGPSGSGKSTLLDSLAGRLARNVIMTGNVLFNGKKRRLDSGVAYVTQEDVLLGTLTVRETITYSANLRFPTSMTKEEISDAVEGTIMEMGLQDCADRMIGNWHLRGISGGEKKRLSIALEILTRPRLLFLDEPTSGLDSASAFFVIQTLRNITRDGRTVISSIHQPSSEVFALFDDLFLLSGGETVYFGESKMAIEFFAEAGFPCPKKRNPSDHFLRCINSDFDAVTATLKGSQRIRDVPATSDPLMNMATAEIKARLVEKYRRSNYPRKTKARIKEISAIEGLEIEIRSGSQANRWKQLSTLTRRSFLNMSRDVGYYWARIAIYIIVSICVGTIFHNVGYGYTAILARIACGAFITGFMTFMSIGGFPSFIEEMKVFYREKLNGYYGVTVFILSNYLSSFPFLVAIALASGTICFYLVKFRSGFSHYAFFCLNIFACISVIESLMMVVASLVPNFLMGLVTGAGIIGIMMMTSGFFRLLPDLPKPFWRYPVSYINYGAWGLQGAYKNDFLGLEFEPLVPGEPKLTGEFIVTNVFGVPLDHSKWWDLSVIFLILLVYRILFFVVLKFKERASPIVKDLYSKRTLQKLEKRPSFRKMPSFASKRHQPLHSLSSQEGLNSPLH; this is encoded by the exons ATGGAGATTGAGGTGGCTGCTAGTAGTTATAGTACCAACGGTGGcgttggtggtggtggtggttgtGATACCAGTAGCAATACCACTTCCCAAAGCAATGCAGTCTCCTCAGTGGGTGGACAGGAGAGAGGTACATATGTGGTGTGGGAGAATCTCACTGTGGTCTTGCCAAACTTTAGCCATGGTCCAACAAAGAGGTTGCTTCAAGGGCTTAGTGGGTATGCTGAACCTGGAAGAATTATGGCTATTATGGGTCCTTCTGGGTCTGGAAAATCCACACTTCTTGATTCACTAGCAG GTAGACTGGCGAGAAATGTGATAATGACTGGAAATGTTCTTTTTAATGGGAAGAAAAGGAGGTTGGACTCTGGTGTG GCTTATGTGACGCAAGAGGACGTATTACTAGGAACTCTTACAGTCAGAGAAACCATTACTTATTCAGCAAATTTGAGGTTTCCAACTAGCATGACCAAGGAAGAGATTTCTGATGCCGTAGAAGGAACAATCATGGAGATGGGTCTCCAAGACTGTGCTGATAGGATGATTGGAAACTGGCATTTAAGAGGCATAAGTGGTGGTGAAAAAAAGAGGCTAAGTATTGCCCTGGAGATCCTCACAAGGCCCCGTCTATTGTTTCTTGATGAACCTACAAGTGGCCTTGACAGTGCATCAGCTTTCTTTGTAATTCAAACTCTTAGAAATATAACTCGCGATGGAAGGACAGTTATCTCTTCAATTCACCAGCCAAGCAGTGAAGTTTTTGCACTATTTGATGATCTGTTTTTGCTGTCTGGAGGTGAAACTGTCTATTTTGGAGAATCAAAGATGGCAATAGAG TTCTTTGCTGAAGCTGGTTTTCCATGTCCAAAGAAAAGGAATCCATCTGATCACTTCCTACGTTGTATAAATTCAGATTTTGATGCTGTAACAGCCACACTAAAGGGATCTCAGAGAATTCGT GATGTGCCAGCAACATCAGATCCTTTGATGAATATGGCAACAGCAGAAAtcaaagcaaggcttgttgaGAAATATAGGCGCTCCAACTACCCAAGAAAGACAAAAGCTAGGATTAAAGAAATATCAGCTATT GAAGGACTAGAAATTGAAATACGAAGTGGAAGTCAGGCAAATAGGTGGAAGCAACTTTCAACATTGACTAGAAGATCGTTTCTGAACATGTCCAGGGATGTTGGATATTACTGGGCAAGGATAGCAATCTACATAATTGTTTCCATTTGTGTTGGTACCATCTTTCATAATGTTGGATATGGCTATACTGCAATCTTGGCTAGAATAGCCTGCGGTGCATTTATAACAGGCTTCATGACATTTATGTCTATTGGAGGCTTTCCCTCCTTCATTGAAGAAATGAAG GTCTTTTATCGAGAAAAGCTTAATGGGTACTATGGAGTTACAGTGTTCATCCTGTCCAACTACTTATCTTCTTTCCCATTCTTGGTTGCAATCGCACTTGCCAGCGGGACTATATGTTTTTACTTGGTGAAATTTCGTTCGGGATTTTCTCATTACGCATTTTTCTGTCTCAATATCTTTGCTTGCATTTCTGTTATAGAGAGCCTGATGATGGTTGTAGCTTCATTGGTTCCTAATTTCTTAATGGGACTTGTTACTGGGGCTGGTATAATT GGAATCATGATGATGACCTCTGGCTTCTTCCGGTTGCTGCCTGATCTTCCCAAGCCATTCTGGCGCTACCCTGTTTCATACATCAATTATGGAGCATGGGGACTTCAG GGTGCCTACAAGAATGATTTCCTTGGCCTTGAGTTTGAACCTCTTGTGCCTGGTGAACCTAAACTCACAGGGGAATTTATCGTGACAAATGTATTTGGAGTTCCTCTAGATCATTCTAAGTGGTGGGACTTATCTGTCATATTTCTGATTCTTTTAGTGTATAGGATTCTATTCTTCGTGGTTCTCAAGTTCAAGGAGAGGGCTTCACCAATTGTGAAGGATCTTTATTCAAAGAGAACTTTGCAAAAACTTGAAAAGAGACCTTCCTTCAGGAAGATGCCGTCTTTTGCTTCCAAGAGGCACCAACCTCTCCATTCTCTATCTTCTCAAGAGGGTCTAAACTCCCCGCTCCATTAG
- the LOC110631141 gene encoding protein TRAUCO: protein MDSLQAAYKEEEDDEEEPTNHLDPPAIELAEQPNDSEQPLNDTETSQNGDSTKQQEPFVSGLSESDPTTSNDTEKPTLKSPKREDIEEDEDEDDDEDEDPPPKKQKQLSSLTKQQREEEPAAVDDNSNGNNVSNGTKTPTATQATAKKKSKKKSNNNVWVTRSTRKGKKKTKPNPQNTPAEDTVLITPVPRFPDKSDDTPDMKICLSKVYKAEKVELSEDRMSAGSTKGYRMVRATRGVCEGAWYFEIKVASLGETGHTRLGWSTEKGDLQAPVGYDGNSFGYRDIDGSKVHKALREKYGEEGYKEGDVIGFYINLPEGSSYAPKPPHLVWYKGQRYVCAPDAKEDPPKIIPGSEISFFKNGVCQGVAFKDLYGGRYYPAASMYTLPNQPNCVVKFNFGPDFELFPEDFGGRPIPRPMSEVPYHGFDNRVENTALNENKH, encoded by the exons ATGGACTCCCTTCAGGCCGCctacaaagaagaagaagatgatgaggaAGAACCCACGAACCACCTCGACCCACCCGCCATTGAACTTGCCGAACAACCAAACGATTCAGAACAACCACTTAACGACACCGAAACCTCTCAAAATGGGGATTCCACTAAACAGCAAGAGCCATTTGTATCTGGCCTTTCCGAGTCGGACCCAACCACATCTAACGACACCGAGAAACCCACTCTTAAATCCCCTAAACGTGAAGACATTGAGGAAGATGAAGATGAGGACGACGATGAAGATGAAGACCCACCTCCCAAAAAGCAAAAACAACTCTCGTCTCTGACTAAACAGCAGCGCGAAGAAGAACCCGCAGCAGTTGATGATAACAGCAATGGTAATAATGTATCCAACGGAACGAAGACGCCAACGGCCACACAAGCCACGGCGAAAAAGAAATCCAAGAAAAAGAGCAACAACAATGTCTGGGTAACGAGATCTACTCGCAAAGGGAAGAAGAAAACCAAGCCTAATCCCCAAAACACTCCTGCTGAAGATACTGTGTTGATTACCCCGGTCCCCAGATTTCCAGATAAAAGTGATGATACCCCAGATATGAAAATTTGCTTGTCTAAAGTATACAAAGCCGAGAAAGTAGAGTTGAGTGAAGATAGAATGAGTGCTGGAAGTACAAAAGGGTATAGAATGGTGAGAGCTACGAGAGGTGTTTGTGAAGGGGCGTGGTACTTTGAGATTAAAGTGGCGAGCTTGGGAGAGACAGGGCACACGCGTCTTGGATGGTCTACGGAGAAAGGGGACCTGCAGGCGCCGGTTGGGTACGACGGAAATAGTTTTGGCTACAGAGACATTGATGGGAGTAAAGTGCACAAAGCATTGAGAGAGAAGTACGGGGAGGAAGGGTACAAGGAAGGCGATGTTATTGGGTTTTACATTAATTTGCCAGAAGGTTCATCATATGCTCCTAAGCCACCTCATTTGGTTTGGTATAAAGGGCAGAGATATGTGTGTGCTCCAGATGCTAAGGAGGATCCTCCTAAAATCATACCTG GAAGTGAGATATCTTTCTTCAAAAATGGGGTGTGTCAAGGCGTTGCTTTCAAGGATTTATATGGTGGCCGTTACTACCCTGCTGCTTCTATGTACACCCTTCCAAATCAACCAAATTGTGTGGTCAAATTTAACTTCGGCCCTGATTTTGAATTATTTCCTGAGGATTTTGGTGGGCGTCCAATTCCTAGGCCCATGTCTGAAGTTCCTTATCATGGGTTTGACAACCGTGTAGAAAATACTGCATTGAACGAGAACAAACATTAG
- the LOC110631140 gene encoding ABC transporter G family member 15 isoform X3 → MTGNVLFNGKKRRLDSGVAYVTQEDVLLGTLTVRETITYSANLRFPTSMTKEEISDAVEGTIMEMGLQDCADRMIGNWHLRGISGGEKKRLSIALEILTRPRLLFLDEPTSGLDSASAFFVIQTLRNITRDGRTVISSIHQPSSEVFALFDDLFLLSGGETVYFGESKMAIEFFAEAGFPCPKKRNPSDHFLRCINSDFDAVTATLKGSQRIRDVPATSDPLMNMATAEIKARLVEKYRRSNYPRKTKARIKEISAIEGLEIEIRSGSQANRWKQLSTLTRRSFLNMSRDVGYYWARIAIYIIVSICVGTIFHNVGYGYTAILARIACGAFITGFMTFMSIGGFPSFIEEMKVFYREKLNGYYGVTVFILSNYLSSFPFLVAIALASGTICFYLVKFRSGFSHYAFFCLNIFACISVIESLMMVVASLVPNFLMGLVTGAGIIVRSKYFTFKAYLMYIIHFIVSEHGLFLSFIQGIMMMTSGFFRLLPDLPKPFWRYPVSYINYGAWGLQGAYKNDFLGLEFEPLVPGEPKLTGEFIVTNVFGVPLDHSKWWDLSVIFLILLVYRILFFVVLKFKERASPIVKDLYSKRTLQKLEKRPSFRKMPSFASKRHQPLHSLSSQEGLNSPLH, encoded by the exons ATGACTGGAAATGTTCTTTTTAATGGGAAGAAAAGGAGGTTGGACTCTGGTGTG GCTTATGTGACGCAAGAGGACGTATTACTAGGAACTCTTACAGTCAGAGAAACCATTACTTATTCAGCAAATTTGAGGTTTCCAACTAGCATGACCAAGGAAGAGATTTCTGATGCCGTAGAAGGAACAATCATGGAGATGGGTCTCCAAGACTGTGCTGATAGGATGATTGGAAACTGGCATTTAAGAGGCATAAGTGGTGGTGAAAAAAAGAGGCTAAGTATTGCCCTGGAGATCCTCACAAGGCCCCGTCTATTGTTTCTTGATGAACCTACAAGTGGCCTTGACAGTGCATCAGCTTTCTTTGTAATTCAAACTCTTAGAAATATAACTCGCGATGGAAGGACAGTTATCTCTTCAATTCACCAGCCAAGCAGTGAAGTTTTTGCACTATTTGATGATCTGTTTTTGCTGTCTGGAGGTGAAACTGTCTATTTTGGAGAATCAAAGATGGCAATAGAG TTCTTTGCTGAAGCTGGTTTTCCATGTCCAAAGAAAAGGAATCCATCTGATCACTTCCTACGTTGTATAAATTCAGATTTTGATGCTGTAACAGCCACACTAAAGGGATCTCAGAGAATTCGT GATGTGCCAGCAACATCAGATCCTTTGATGAATATGGCAACAGCAGAAAtcaaagcaaggcttgttgaGAAATATAGGCGCTCCAACTACCCAAGAAAGACAAAAGCTAGGATTAAAGAAATATCAGCTATT GAAGGACTAGAAATTGAAATACGAAGTGGAAGTCAGGCAAATAGGTGGAAGCAACTTTCAACATTGACTAGAAGATCGTTTCTGAACATGTCCAGGGATGTTGGATATTACTGGGCAAGGATAGCAATCTACATAATTGTTTCCATTTGTGTTGGTACCATCTTTCATAATGTTGGATATGGCTATACTGCAATCTTGGCTAGAATAGCCTGCGGTGCATTTATAACAGGCTTCATGACATTTATGTCTATTGGAGGCTTTCCCTCCTTCATTGAAGAAATGAAG GTCTTTTATCGAGAAAAGCTTAATGGGTACTATGGAGTTACAGTGTTCATCCTGTCCAACTACTTATCTTCTTTCCCATTCTTGGTTGCAATCGCACTTGCCAGCGGGACTATATGTTTTTACTTGGTGAAATTTCGTTCGGGATTTTCTCATTACGCATTTTTCTGTCTCAATATCTTTGCTTGCATTTCTGTTATAGAGAGCCTGATGATGGTTGTAGCTTCATTGGTTCCTAATTTCTTAATGGGACTTGTTACTGGGGCTGGTATAATTGTAAGATCGAAATACTTCACTTTTAAGGCTTACTTAATGTATATTATTCATTTCATTGTATCAGAACATGGTCTTTTCTTGTCATTCATCCAGGGAATCATGATGATGACCTCTGGCTTCTTCCGGTTGCTGCCTGATCTTCCCAAGCCATTCTGGCGCTACCCTGTTTCATACATCAATTATGGAGCATGGGGACTTCAG GGTGCCTACAAGAATGATTTCCTTGGCCTTGAGTTTGAACCTCTTGTGCCTGGTGAACCTAAACTCACAGGGGAATTTATCGTGACAAATGTATTTGGAGTTCCTCTAGATCATTCTAAGTGGTGGGACTTATCTGTCATATTTCTGATTCTTTTAGTGTATAGGATTCTATTCTTCGTGGTTCTCAAGTTCAAGGAGAGGGCTTCACCAATTGTGAAGGATCTTTATTCAAAGAGAACTTTGCAAAAACTTGAAAAGAGACCTTCCTTCAGGAAGATGCCGTCTTTTGCTTCCAAGAGGCACCAACCTCTCCATTCTCTATCTTCTCAAGAGGGTCTAAACTCCCCGCTCCATTAG
- the LOC110631140 gene encoding ABC transporter G family member 15 isoform X1: MEIEVAASSYSTNGGVGGGGGCDTSSNTTSQSNAVSSVGGQERGTYVVWENLTVVLPNFSHGPTKRLLQGLSGYAEPGRIMAIMGPSGSGKSTLLDSLAGRLARNVIMTGNVLFNGKKRRLDSGVAYVTQEDVLLGTLTVRETITYSANLRFPTSMTKEEISDAVEGTIMEMGLQDCADRMIGNWHLRGISGGEKKRLSIALEILTRPRLLFLDEPTSGLDSASAFFVIQTLRNITRDGRTVISSIHQPSSEVFALFDDLFLLSGGETVYFGESKMAIEFFAEAGFPCPKKRNPSDHFLRCINSDFDAVTATLKGSQRIRDVPATSDPLMNMATAEIKARLVEKYRRSNYPRKTKARIKEISAIEGLEIEIRSGSQANRWKQLSTLTRRSFLNMSRDVGYYWARIAIYIIVSICVGTIFHNVGYGYTAILARIACGAFITGFMTFMSIGGFPSFIEEMKVFYREKLNGYYGVTVFILSNYLSSFPFLVAIALASGTICFYLVKFRSGFSHYAFFCLNIFACISVIESLMMVVASLVPNFLMGLVTGAGIIVRSKYFTFKAYLMYIIHFIVSEHGLFLSFIQGIMMMTSGFFRLLPDLPKPFWRYPVSYINYGAWGLQGAYKNDFLGLEFEPLVPGEPKLTGEFIVTNVFGVPLDHSKWWDLSVIFLILLVYRILFFVVLKFKERASPIVKDLYSKRTLQKLEKRPSFRKMPSFASKRHQPLHSLSSQEGLNSPLH; the protein is encoded by the exons ATGGAGATTGAGGTGGCTGCTAGTAGTTATAGTACCAACGGTGGcgttggtggtggtggtggttgtGATACCAGTAGCAATACCACTTCCCAAAGCAATGCAGTCTCCTCAGTGGGTGGACAGGAGAGAGGTACATATGTGGTGTGGGAGAATCTCACTGTGGTCTTGCCAAACTTTAGCCATGGTCCAACAAAGAGGTTGCTTCAAGGGCTTAGTGGGTATGCTGAACCTGGAAGAATTATGGCTATTATGGGTCCTTCTGGGTCTGGAAAATCCACACTTCTTGATTCACTAGCAG GTAGACTGGCGAGAAATGTGATAATGACTGGAAATGTTCTTTTTAATGGGAAGAAAAGGAGGTTGGACTCTGGTGTG GCTTATGTGACGCAAGAGGACGTATTACTAGGAACTCTTACAGTCAGAGAAACCATTACTTATTCAGCAAATTTGAGGTTTCCAACTAGCATGACCAAGGAAGAGATTTCTGATGCCGTAGAAGGAACAATCATGGAGATGGGTCTCCAAGACTGTGCTGATAGGATGATTGGAAACTGGCATTTAAGAGGCATAAGTGGTGGTGAAAAAAAGAGGCTAAGTATTGCCCTGGAGATCCTCACAAGGCCCCGTCTATTGTTTCTTGATGAACCTACAAGTGGCCTTGACAGTGCATCAGCTTTCTTTGTAATTCAAACTCTTAGAAATATAACTCGCGATGGAAGGACAGTTATCTCTTCAATTCACCAGCCAAGCAGTGAAGTTTTTGCACTATTTGATGATCTGTTTTTGCTGTCTGGAGGTGAAACTGTCTATTTTGGAGAATCAAAGATGGCAATAGAG TTCTTTGCTGAAGCTGGTTTTCCATGTCCAAAGAAAAGGAATCCATCTGATCACTTCCTACGTTGTATAAATTCAGATTTTGATGCTGTAACAGCCACACTAAAGGGATCTCAGAGAATTCGT GATGTGCCAGCAACATCAGATCCTTTGATGAATATGGCAACAGCAGAAAtcaaagcaaggcttgttgaGAAATATAGGCGCTCCAACTACCCAAGAAAGACAAAAGCTAGGATTAAAGAAATATCAGCTATT GAAGGACTAGAAATTGAAATACGAAGTGGAAGTCAGGCAAATAGGTGGAAGCAACTTTCAACATTGACTAGAAGATCGTTTCTGAACATGTCCAGGGATGTTGGATATTACTGGGCAAGGATAGCAATCTACATAATTGTTTCCATTTGTGTTGGTACCATCTTTCATAATGTTGGATATGGCTATACTGCAATCTTGGCTAGAATAGCCTGCGGTGCATTTATAACAGGCTTCATGACATTTATGTCTATTGGAGGCTTTCCCTCCTTCATTGAAGAAATGAAG GTCTTTTATCGAGAAAAGCTTAATGGGTACTATGGAGTTACAGTGTTCATCCTGTCCAACTACTTATCTTCTTTCCCATTCTTGGTTGCAATCGCACTTGCCAGCGGGACTATATGTTTTTACTTGGTGAAATTTCGTTCGGGATTTTCTCATTACGCATTTTTCTGTCTCAATATCTTTGCTTGCATTTCTGTTATAGAGAGCCTGATGATGGTTGTAGCTTCATTGGTTCCTAATTTCTTAATGGGACTTGTTACTGGGGCTGGTATAATTGTAAGATCGAAATACTTCACTTTTAAGGCTTACTTAATGTATATTATTCATTTCATTGTATCAGAACATGGTCTTTTCTTGTCATTCATCCAGGGAATCATGATGATGACCTCTGGCTTCTTCCGGTTGCTGCCTGATCTTCCCAAGCCATTCTGGCGCTACCCTGTTTCATACATCAATTATGGAGCATGGGGACTTCAG GGTGCCTACAAGAATGATTTCCTTGGCCTTGAGTTTGAACCTCTTGTGCCTGGTGAACCTAAACTCACAGGGGAATTTATCGTGACAAATGTATTTGGAGTTCCTCTAGATCATTCTAAGTGGTGGGACTTATCTGTCATATTTCTGATTCTTTTAGTGTATAGGATTCTATTCTTCGTGGTTCTCAAGTTCAAGGAGAGGGCTTCACCAATTGTGAAGGATCTTTATTCAAAGAGAACTTTGCAAAAACTTGAAAAGAGACCTTCCTTCAGGAAGATGCCGTCTTTTGCTTCCAAGAGGCACCAACCTCTCCATTCTCTATCTTCTCAAGAGGGTCTAAACTCCCCGCTCCATTAG